Proteins from a genomic interval of Choristoneura fumiferana chromosome 12, NRCan_CFum_1, whole genome shotgun sequence:
- the LOC141433672 gene encoding LOW QUALITY PROTEIN: uncharacterized protein (The sequence of the model RefSeq protein was modified relative to this genomic sequence to represent the inferred CDS: substituted 1 base at 1 genomic stop codon) yields the protein MPSQPCFNPGVLLCCPVCGDSKQYKGQRGLAIHTARCHGTRMAVDPPLPSFSQPVPLISDGGSNSATSTLSERLGLLKVNVPIIKRIPRGARIAVAACLTKCVAKVVAENSPQAWESLLTFPYSVLHADKSKKVSLTSQIKNNASSVPEPPKITQDHQQKRNTRDFLHNKIKSVENKFSEGNVSGAARLLFSRDDLATRSPETFAALCEKHPVPCVSSSALLDPPPTVGFSVQVSEDAVMNAILSFPNGSAGGLDGLSPQHLKDLTSVSLGDTRSALLKEITGLLNLMLSGSVNSYIVPLLYGANLVALAKKDGGIRPIAVGCTFRRLASKLCCRKFHQELTHIFQPRQLGFGVKGGCEAAVHAARTFLSRPDYEVFVKIDVKNAFNSVDRGALLAEVKKELPEVYPYLFQCYGAPSKLLFGDQIILSSMGCQQGDPLGPAIFSLVIHPIISSLNSKFNLWYLDDGSLGGDASTVLQDLHFIINKFSDIGLSLNFTKCEIFLPDHLSQGKKIXILTNVNAVLPNISVHSSSSLTLLGSPIFDESINPVIDCKLNLFKNTSDMLFKINPHIALFIIRFCLFTPKCMYLLRSCPLWKFPSILSSIDNSLQSTLSKILNIHFDNIAWTQAVLPIRFWGAGCSLLV from the coding sequence aTGCCTTCGCAACCCTGTTTTAACCCGGGAGTGTTACTGTGTTGCCCAGTCTGCGGAGACAGTAAGCAATACAAGGGTCAGCGGGGGCTCGCTATTCATACCGCCCGCTGTCATGGCACGCGTATGGCTGTCGATCCCCCGCTGCCTAGTTTTTCCCAGCCTGTTCCTTTGATTTCTGACGGCGGTTCTAACTCAGCCACATCGACACTCTCGGAAAGATTAGGGCTGTTGAAGGTTAACGTCCCAATTATAAAGAGAATCCCTCGCGGTGCTCGCATCGCCGTTGCCGCCTGCCTGACCAAATGTGTAGCCAAAGTTGTCGCGGAAAACTCACCTCAAGCTTGGGAATCCCTGCTCACATTTCCTTACTCTGTACTTCATGCCGACAAATCGAAAAAGGTTTCTCTTAcctctcaaataaaaaataatgcatCATCAGTCCCCGAGCCACCCAAGATCACCCAAGATCACCAACAGAAAAGAAATACACGTGActttttacataataaaataaaatccgtTGAAAATAAATTCTCTGAGGGGAATGTGAGCGGGGCTGCCCGGCTTCTTTTCTCCCGCGACGATTTGGCCACTCGTTCCCCCGAGACCTTTGCCGCCTTGTGTGAAAAACACCCTGTCCCTTGTGTGTCGTCCTCTGCCCTTTTAGATCCACCCCCCACTGTCGGTTTCTCAGTTCAAGTATCCGAGGATGCCGTAATGAATGCAATTCTGTCATTCCCTAATGGTTCCGCCGGTGGGTTGGATGGACTATCTCCTCAACATTTAAAGGATCTAACCTCTGTATCATTGGGCGACACAAGATCTGCTCTGTTGAAAGAAATCACaggtttattgaatttaatgttGTCAGGAAGCGTGAACTCCTATATAGTTCCACTTTTGTATGGTGCCAACCTTGTAGCCTTGGCCAAAAAGGATGGCGGCATCCGTCCGATCGCGGTTGGCTGCACTTTTAGGCGCTTGGCCTCGAAGCTGTGCTGTCGAAAATTTCACCAGGAGCTAACCCACATCTTCCAACCTCGACAGCTAGGGTTCGGAGTCAAAGGCGGCTGCGAAGCAGCTGTACACGCTGCGCGCACCTTTCTGTCTCGTCCGGACTATgaggtttttgttaaaatagacGTAAAAAACGCCTTTAATTCGGTCGACCGCGGTGCTCTGTTAGCTGAAGTGAAAAAAGAACTTCCTGAAGTTTATCCCTACTTGTTTCAATGCTACGGAGCGCCATCAAAGTTACTTTTTGGGGACCAAATTATTTTATCGAGCATGGGTTGCCAACAGGGAGATCCGCTTGGGCCTGCCATTTTCAGTTTAGTCATCCATCCCATCATTTCAAGTCtaaattccaaatttaatttatggtACCTCGACGACGGGTCCCTTGGCGGGGATGCCTCAACTGTTTTACAGGACCTACATTTCATTATAAACAAATTTTCAGACATTGGCCTTTCTTTGAACTTCACAAAATGCGAAATTTTTTTACCGGATCACCTTTCACAAggtaagaaaatttaaattttaacaaacgTTAACGCAGTTCTTCCAAATATTTCCGTTCATTCAAGTTCATCTCTCACTCTTTTAGGCTCACCTATTTTCGACGAGTCAATCAACCCGGTCATTgactgtaaattaaatttatttaagaacacATCTGACatgctttttaaaataaacccaCATATAGCGCTCTTTATTATCCGTTTCTGTCTTTTCACTccaaaatgtatgtatttactCCGCAGCTGCCCCTTATGGAAATTCCCCTCCATT
- the LOC141433262 gene encoding cytochrome P450 4V2-like, which translates to MFWLLLFIAVCIWSMYYKWEGRRIRKIHSQLPKLGFMSYPIIGHAYIFGKTNEERMDGLRSLAKRAIELGGLTSLWMVNRLYICVCDPNVAEVVLKYCPDKDDTTMRLLRSFSGNGSIFATVNIWRPRRKVLAPVFSIKNLQGFVSEFARQATIMTKLLEQEVGRNEISMWNYFNTYTFDAICKNSLGIEINSQNNRHHPFLQAFEDVSRLLAKRVVSPWLYLDFIYGLIPEGKKVAYCRKVAYEFVDNIVRLKREELATLKSNNEPVENKTFLDMIIDSSSKIKGYSDVEVREEVIVIMSAGSDTSAVGTGYTAVMLSRYPEVQEKVYQELEEVFGNNSRPVTAADLPKLVYLEAVVKETLRLYPPVPIYVRETHSDCKLPNGLTVPKGVALLFLLHGMHRNPKYWGDDAEQFRPERFFEGSLRHPVQFIPFSYSVRNCLGGTYALMSIKTAMATMLRRYRLLPPAGLDPQKIKEPLPVSYDIMMRHVDNYTLRLEFRHND; encoded by the exons ATGTTCTGGCTATTACTATTCATTGCAGTGTGCATCTGGTCAATGTACTATAAGTGGGAAGGGCGGCGAATACGCAAAATACATAGCCAATTACCAAAATTGGGCTTCATGTCATACCCTATAATTGGACATGCATATATTTTTGGAAAAACTAATGAAG AACGAATGGATGGGTTAAGATCTCTGGCAAAAAGGGCAATTGAACTAGGCGGTCTTACAAGTTTGTGGATGGTGAATAGATTATatattt GTGTATGTGATCCTAACGTAGCCGAAGTGGTTCTTAAGTATTGTCCAGACAAAGATGACACCACAATGAGGCTTTTGCGCTCATTTTCCGGTAACGGGAGCATATTTGCTACAG TAAACATTTGGCGACCCCGGCGCAAAGTTCTCGCTCCAGTCTTCAGTATAAAAAACCTCCAAGGATTTGTGAGCGAATTTGCAAGACAAGCAACAATTATGACAAAACTACTGGAACAGGAAGTTGGTAGAAACGAAATTTCTATGTggaattattttaatacctatACTTTTGACGCAATTTGCA AAAACAGTTTAGGCATTGAAATAAACTCCCAAAATAACCGACATCATCCATTCTTGCAAGCATTTGAAGACGTGTCGAGACTTTTAGCAAAGCGAGTTGTTAGCCCGTGGTTGTATTTGGACTTTATTTATGGACTGATTCCGGAAGGAAAAAAAGTAGCATATTGCAGAAAAGTGGCGTACGAATTTGTTGATAAT ATCGTTAGACTGAAACGGGAAGAATTGGCAACGCTCAAATCTAATAATG AACCCGTAGAAAACAAAACCTTTCTCGACATGATTATAGACTCTTCTAGCAAAATAAAGGGCTATTCAGATGTAGAAGTTCGGGAAGAGGTTATAGTCATTATGTCTGCTGGGAGCGACACTTCGGCTGTTGGTACTGGTTACACCGCTGTTATGTTATCCAGGTATCCGGAAGTGCAAGAAAAAGTATATCAGGa GTTGGAGGAAGTATTCGGAAATAATAGCCGCCCCGTTACAGCGGCAGATTTGCCAAAACTTGTATATTTGGAAGCAGTTGTAAAAGAGACATTGAGGCTGTATCCCCCAGTTCCAATTTACGTCAGAGAAACCCACAGTGACTGCAAACTTC CAAATGGATTGACAGTCCCTAAAGGAGTGGCCTTGCTTTTTCTCCTACATGGGATGCATCGCAACCCCAAGTACTGGGGCGACGACGCGGAGCAGTTCCGACCTGAACGCTTCTTCGAGGGTTCCTTGCGTCATCCAGTTCAGTTCATTCCTTTTAGTTACTCCGTTAGAAATTGTCTGG GTGGAACTTACGCATTGATGTCTATAAAAACGGCGATGGCCACGATGCTGCGACGATACAGACTGTTGCCGCCTGCGGGTCTCGACCCTCAAAAGATAAAGGAACCCTTGCCTGTTTCTTATGATATTATGATGAGACATGTAGATAATTATACTTTGAGATTAGAATTTCGACAtaatgattaa
- the LOC141433263 gene encoding uncharacterized protein, translating to MENSPFNRSARTARTPPSTPAPGPAAPSQNDDDMPEVISTPELSNWMSSIEQCLNEVCSIASEGKLNAEQKLRINNLCRKVAHGTSQMAVHYQSVKLRTVQAHSSIQTLKSQLDLSQQLQDLKMSIDQSSKPATDLSQRLQDLKHTIEESSKPALGTSFADMVKKGTNNFIQPTNFSSVVIYPNNKEKSSEETKSLVQKLICPEQMKLHVRGLRKTKNGGVIISTDTKEDIMKLKQSVQLTNSGLTIDEPHKRKPRVVVIGVPSSMQEKDVFTCLYHQNLADKLQNVSLESFLSSIKLSHKSGKKDADTCNYVIEVTASIRKALITKDRVFVNWSSCPVRDFTLVTRCYKCQQYGHAAKSCRDSAYTCGHCGNQGHAIKECPKKSEDPKCATCMHYKKPCGNTTGAADCPAKISAEKRYINSIDYEGA from the coding sequence atggaaaatagTCCTTTCAACCGGAGTGCGAGGACTGCTCGCACCCCCCCGAGTACGCCCGCCCCTGGCCCTGCAGCGCCCAGCCAGAACGATGACGACATGCCCGAAGTTATCTCAACTCCTGAACTGTCGAACTGGATGTCGTCAATTGAACAGTGCCTCAACGAGGTGTGCTCTATCGCATCCGAAGGGAAATTGAATGCAGAACAGAAATTGCGCATTAATAACTTGTGCCGGAAAGTAGCTCACGGTACATCTCAAATGGCAGTTCATTATCAGTCTGTGAAACTGAGAACCGTCCAAGCCCACTCTTCTATTCAGACCCTCAAAAGCCAACTTGATTTATCCCAGCAGCTCCAGGACCTGAAGATGAGCATTGATCAGTCGTCGAAACCTGCCACAGATCTATCCCAGCGCCTGCAGGACCTCAAGCATACTATAGAGGAGTCATCAAAACCGGCTCTGGGAACTTCTTTTGCTGACATGGTCAAAAAAGGTACCAATAACTTCATCCAGCCAACAAATTTCAGTTCAGTGGTCATTTACCCGAATAACAAGGAAAAGTCAAGTGAAGAGACAAAATCCCTGGTCCAAAAGCTTATCTGCCCTGAACAGATGAAACTCCATGTGAGAGGCCTTCGCAAGACAAAGAACGGCGGCGTAATTATCAGCACCGATACTAAGGAGGACATCATGAAGCTTAAGCAGTCAGTACAGCTTACGAACTCAGGCCTTACGATCGATGAACCTCATAAACGTAAGCCCAGAGTGGTTGTTATAGGCGTGCCCTCATCTATGCAGGAGAAGGACGTCTTTACCTGTCTTTACCATCAAAATCTAGCAGATAAACTTCAAAATGTCAGTCTCGAGTCGTTCTTAAGCTCTATCAAGCTTAGCCATAAGTCGGGCAAAAAAGACGCTGATACTTGTAATTACGTAATTGAAGTAACTGCATCAATACGTAAAGCACTGATCACGAAAGACAGGGTCTTTGTGAATTGGTCATCTTGCCCTGTAAGAGACTTTACTCTGGTCACAAGATGCTACAAGTGTCAGCAGTATGGGCATGCGGCCAAATCATGTCGGGATTCTGCCTACACCTGCGGCCACTGTGGCAACCAAGGTCACGCAATTAAAGAATGCCCAAAGAAATCTGAGGATCCTAAGTGTGCGACCTGCATGCACTATAAGAAACCTTGTGGTAATACTACAGGTGCTGCGGACTGCCCCGCAAAAATATCGGCTGAAAAACGTTATATCAATTCCATTGATTATGAAGGCGCCTAA
- the LOC141433264 gene encoding uncharacterized protein, producing the protein MGKKRKHDESEEEIRRKILKLQDKLAKTTNERERYSPEENLNEKLKAAKTIQQSGKALKNAPKPKLNRPNIPSTIGNKGNLNFVPQHRKTDTKTNSNRRATTYSQRQLPHNSSVRRPNDRAPPSSRTAGAHHRK; encoded by the exons ATGGGAAAAAAGAGGAAACACGACGAAAGTGAGGAAGAAATTCGGCGAAAAATTCTCAAATTGCAAGATAAGCTTGCAAAAACGACGAATGAACGTGAGCGTTATTCACCAGAAGAAAATCTAAACG AAAAATTGAAAGCAGCAAAAACTATCCAACAGTCTGGGAAGGCATTAAAAAATGCCCCTAAGCCTAAATTAAATCGTCCAAATATTCCCTCAACAATTGGAAACAAGGGTAATTTAAACTTCGTGCCCCAACACCGCAAGACGGACACGAAGACGAACAGCAACCGGCGAGCAACCACTTACTCGCAGAGACAACTGCCCCACAACAGCAGTGTGCGACGTCCCAACGACCGCGCACCGCCGTCATCGAGGACAGCGGGTGCTCATCACCGGAAATAG